The following proteins are encoded in a genomic region of Periophthalmus magnuspinnatus isolate fPerMag1 chromosome 21, fPerMag1.2.pri, whole genome shotgun sequence:
- the faima gene encoding fas apoptotic inhibitory molecule a produces MSSDLAAVWEVALSDRVHTIEFEHGTTTGKRVIYVDGKEILRRDWMFKLVGKETFSVGKSSTKATINIDAVSGFAYEYTLEINGKSLKKYMENRSKTTSTWVLNLEGTDLRVVLEKDTMDVWCNGHNIETAGEFVDDGTETHFSLSGHLCCIKAVSSGKRKDGIIHTLIVDGTEVPECTE; encoded by the exons ATGTCCTCTGACCTGGCCGCGGTGTGGGAGGTGGCTCTCAGTGACAGAGTTCACACCATCGAGTTTGAACACGGCACCACGACCGGAAAACGCGTCATCTACGTGGACGGAAAA GAGATCCTGCGCAGGGACTGGATGTTCAAACTCGTGGGGAAGGAGACGTTCTCTGTGGGAAAGTCGAGCACCAAAGCCACGATAAACATTGACGCGGTGAGCGGCTTCGCCTACGAGTACACGCTGGAGATCAACGGCAAGAGCCTGAAGAAGTACATGGAGAACAGGTCCAAGACCACGAGCACCTGGGTCCTCAACCTGGAGGGCACGGACCTGAGGGTGGTCCTGG AGAAGGACACGATGGACGTGTGGTGCAACGGACACAACATCGAGACGGCA GGGGAGTTTGTGGACGACGGCACTGAGACTCACTTCAGTCTGAGCGGTCACCTCTGCTGCATCAAAGCCGTGAGCAGCGGAAAGAGAAAAGACGGAATCATTCACACGCTGATCGTGGACGGGACCGAAGTGCCCGAGTgtacagagtga